A genomic region of Leptospira mtsangambouensis contains the following coding sequences:
- a CDS encoding DegT/DnrJ/EryC1/StrS family aminotransferase, with amino-acid sequence MAVPFIDIKRFEPGFLDTWNEKVKSMSVNAQFIGGNEVTDLETNLATWAETKYAIGCANGTDALQLALRAVGVGRGDKVLLPDSTFWATFEAVVNVGGDPYTVDTNPIDLQMDFQVFKEAVEKIKPKAALVVHLYGWGTANIEDLRKFCKEKNVALIEDGAQCFGVRHNGKSLYKDALISTTSFYPAKVLGAAGDGGAVFTNDEELSIVTRRLVNHGRTSHYEHGLVGWNSRLDSLQAAFLNLSLKHLQARIDSRKKSQNVYYKELPGLGIGVIKPPKDYEENGYCNVTLVDPEVRPKIEAVLKDKGIGFGNIYPGAMSDQPGAKPYLIERFGKDGNARRISKSVLNFPLFAYMTDSELDEVFSAIKAYNATK; translated from the coding sequence ACGAAGTGACCGATTTGGAAACAAATCTTGCAACTTGGGCAGAGACAAAGTATGCCATTGGTTGTGCCAATGGAACTGATGCTTTACAATTGGCACTGCGTGCAGTGGGAGTGGGTCGTGGCGACAAAGTGTTGTTACCTGATTCTACTTTCTGGGCTACTTTTGAGGCTGTGGTGAATGTGGGCGGTGATCCTTATACAGTGGATACCAATCCTATTGATTTACAAATGGACTTCCAAGTATTTAAGGAAGCTGTCGAAAAAATTAAACCAAAAGCGGCTCTTGTGGTTCATTTATACGGCTGGGGAACTGCAAATATCGAAGACCTTCGAAAGTTCTGCAAAGAAAAAAACGTGGCTCTCATTGAAGACGGGGCGCAATGTTTTGGTGTCAGACACAATGGAAAGTCCTTATACAAAGACGCTCTTATTTCCACAACATCCTTTTATCCTGCAAAGGTGTTAGGTGCTGCCGGTGATGGTGGTGCGGTATTTACAAACGATGAAGAATTATCTATCGTCACACGTAGGCTTGTTAATCATGGACGCACTTCGCATTACGAACATGGACTTGTGGGTTGGAACTCAAGACTTGATTCCTTGCAAGCTGCTTTTTTAAACTTATCTTTAAAACACTTACAAGCAAGAATTGATTCTCGTAAAAAGTCACAAAACGTATACTACAAAGAATTACCAGGCCTTGGAATTGGTGTTATCAAACCTCCTAAAGATTATGAGGAAAACGGATACTGTAACGTGACTTTGGTGGACCCTGAAGTTCGTCCCAAAATAGAAGCTGTTCTCAAGGACAAAGGAATTGGATTTGGAAATATCTATCCAGGGGCTATGTCTGACCAACCAGGCGCCAAACCATACCTCATCGAAAGATTTGGTAAGGATGGAAATGCTCGTAGGATTTCTAAATCCGTTCTTAACTTTCCACTTTTTGCTTATATGACAGATTCTGAATTGGATGAAGTGTTTAGTGCGATAAAAGCCTATAACGCGACCAAATAA
- a CDS encoding 2-oxoglutarate dehydrogenase E1 component, with translation MTTDQMMSLYGDNVVLLEEYYKQFKEDPQSLSKDWIDFFGELERSSVSGNGSNGNGFGGNGYVNYASTEHRKGSSLSDFGIINLLNAYRRQGHLAANLDPLGINKPNREFIDLKVKALKQTDLDTEVDSGVANLGKAKLKDVIDWFEKTYCGSIGCEHYYLVNDEEREWLQNRMEPLANSEPINKKTALRLFEKLYQADSFENFLAKKFVGKKRFSLEGGETMIPMLDTLVEEAGGHKMDALVIGMAHRGRLNVLVNIIRKPAGLIFAEFEEKLNPGQLGYADVKYHLGYSNNVMTHYGKEVKLSLAFNPSHLEAVDPVIFGSVRARQEMAKDVDRSKFMPVAIHGDAAFAGQGVVAETLNMMNLDGYTVGGTFHIVINNQIGFTTLPSESRSTLYATDLAKGFQVPIFHVNGDDPEATYRVTKLALEYRQKFKKDVIIDLICYRRLGHNETDEPTFTQPQMYDIIKKHPKTIKIYEEKLLQRGDITQDEIQFIKDGIAQGLEDSFQQAKEKDTRITVDTLGGVWSRYTKEPLDSDVHTQLLQQQLGGIVKAVTTLPEGYTANPKHIKVLEDRKKMGAGELPIDWGFAESLSFGSILENGFPIRLGGQDAQRGTFSHRHATLSDIVNGKKLTLLNHISDKQAKIEIVNSSLSEYSCLGFEYGYSLADPNSLVMWEAQFGDFANNAQVIFDQFISSSEIKWQRMSGLVCLLPHGYEGQGPEHSSARLERFLQLCALDNIQVANLTTPAQYFHILRRQILQSFRKPLIIMTPKSLLRLKDAASSLEDITTGAFRKILPDPVAKPEKVEKLLFCSGKVYYDLRKAIDAQKLENVAVVRIEQLYPFPENHIKQMITSYGKLKKFVWVQEEPKNQGAWFFVRDRIEAVMPENKRLHYAGRSEFPSPACGHVVTHLKEQEDLVKDALS, from the coding sequence CATCCACCGAACACCGAAAAGGTTCTTCACTCAGTGACTTCGGGATCATCAACCTTCTCAATGCCTACAGAAGACAAGGGCACTTAGCTGCAAACCTAGACCCACTCGGAATCAACAAACCCAACCGCGAATTTATTGACCTCAAAGTCAAAGCCTTAAAACAAACGGACTTAGACACAGAAGTGGATTCTGGAGTTGCCAACTTAGGAAAAGCCAAACTAAAAGACGTCATCGACTGGTTTGAAAAAACCTATTGCGGATCCATCGGTTGTGAACACTACTACCTCGTCAATGATGAGGAACGTGAGTGGTTACAAAACCGAATGGAACCACTCGCCAACAGCGAACCCATTAACAAAAAGACCGCCTTACGTTTGTTTGAAAAACTTTACCAAGCGGATAGTTTTGAAAACTTCCTCGCCAAAAAATTCGTAGGGAAAAAACGTTTTTCTCTCGAAGGTGGGGAAACCATGATCCCTATGCTTGATACCCTTGTGGAAGAAGCAGGTGGTCATAAAATGGATGCTCTTGTGATCGGTATGGCACATAGGGGACGTTTGAATGTTCTTGTGAATATCATTCGTAAACCGGCAGGACTTATCTTTGCTGAATTCGAAGAAAAACTAAACCCAGGCCAACTCGGTTATGCAGACGTAAAATACCATCTTGGGTATTCAAACAATGTCATGACCCATTACGGAAAAGAAGTCAAACTCTCTCTTGCCTTCAACCCTTCTCACTTAGAAGCTGTAGACCCAGTGATTTTTGGATCGGTCCGTGCTCGCCAAGAAATGGCAAAAGACGTAGACCGTTCTAAATTTATGCCAGTCGCCATCCACGGGGATGCTGCCTTTGCCGGACAAGGTGTGGTGGCAGAAACTCTCAACATGATGAACCTAGATGGTTATACGGTGGGGGGAACTTTCCACATTGTGATCAATAACCAAATTGGATTCACCACTCTTCCTAGCGAGTCCAGATCGACTTTGTATGCAACAGACCTTGCCAAAGGATTCCAAGTTCCTATTTTCCATGTGAATGGGGATGATCCGGAAGCCACTTACCGAGTCACAAAACTTGCGTTAGAATACCGTCAAAAATTCAAAAAAGATGTGATCATCGATCTTATCTGTTATAGAAGGCTTGGACATAACGAAACGGATGAACCAACTTTCACACAACCACAGATGTATGATATCATCAAAAAACATCCCAAAACCATCAAAATTTATGAAGAGAAATTATTGCAACGTGGGGACATCACTCAAGATGAAATCCAGTTCATTAAAGATGGAATTGCCCAAGGCCTTGAGGACTCGTTCCAACAAGCAAAGGAAAAAGACACTCGCATTACCGTAGATACACTGGGTGGGGTTTGGTCTAGATACACAAAAGAACCTTTAGATTCAGATGTTCATACCCAACTCCTCCAACAACAATTAGGTGGAATTGTCAAAGCAGTCACTACCCTTCCTGAAGGTTATACAGCCAATCCAAAACACATTAAAGTATTGGAAGACCGTAAAAAAATGGGAGCTGGGGAATTGCCAATTGATTGGGGTTTTGCAGAATCACTATCCTTTGGTTCCATTTTAGAAAACGGATTTCCGATTCGTCTCGGAGGTCAAGATGCACAAAGGGGAACTTTCTCTCACAGACATGCGACTCTTTCGGACATCGTAAATGGGAAAAAACTCACCCTCCTCAATCATATCAGCGACAAACAAGCAAAGATAGAAATTGTAAACTCCTCTCTTTCTGAATATTCCTGCCTCGGATTTGAGTATGGGTATTCGCTTGCTGATCCGAATAGCCTTGTGATGTGGGAAGCGCAGTTTGGAGACTTTGCAAACAACGCACAGGTAATCTTTGACCAGTTCATTTCCAGTTCCGAAATCAAATGGCAAAGGATGTCTGGTCTTGTTTGTTTACTCCCACACGGATATGAAGGCCAAGGTCCAGAACACTCTTCGGCAAGACTCGAAAGGTTCTTACAACTTTGTGCTCTCGACAATATCCAAGTGGCAAACCTGACCACACCGGCTCAGTACTTCCATATACTACGTCGTCAGATCCTCCAAAGTTTTAGAAAACCGCTCATCATCATGACACCCAAGTCACTGCTTCGTTTGAAAGATGCAGCCTCTAGTTTGGAAGACATCACAACAGGTGCCTTTAGAAAGATCCTTCCTGATCCTGTGGCAAAACCGGAAAAAGTAGAGAAGTTACTTTTCTGTTCTGGAAAGGTATACTATGACTTACGCAAAGCCATCGATGCACAAAAACTAGAAAACGTGGCAGTGGTTCGAATCGAACAACTATACCCGTTCCCAGAAAACCATATCAAACAAATGATCACCAGTTACGGAAAACTGAAAAAATTTGTATGGGTACAGGAAGAACCGAAAAATCAAGGTGCTTGGTTCTTTGTTAGGGATCGAATTGAAGCGGTGATGCCAGAAAACAAACGTTTGCATTATGCTGGTCGATCGGAGTTCCCAAGCCCTGCTTGTGGTCACGTGGTCACTCACTTAAAGGAACAAGAAGATTTAGTAAAGGATGCTTTGTCTTAA